Within Aricia agestis chromosome Z, ilAriAges1.1, whole genome shotgun sequence, the genomic segment AATCATTAGTGTTTTCAGTTTTGCATGCATTTTTTGGAATAATAAGATTTTTGGCCTTTgtctaaaaacaaaaaactagGAACCTAGCACAATATATTGCTTTAGCGAATTTTAATGGAATtagaataacattaaaataaattaattttaatttaatttgatttgataaAACCTTATTAgatacctatatattatatacttacgtaATAAAAATAGTCGCTGTCTTGGGTATGAACACAAAAGTATCCTTAAAATAAGTCTTCCTTTTCGCAATATTTCTGTACTGCAAAACAGTTGGTTCCTTGTAGCTTAAGTCATAATTAGATGTTGTATAGTCCAGTCGCTGAGCGCGTCGAAATTCGTACATCCCATTTCTTTTTAACATACCTACATATTGCTTCCCACAAGTAAACAATAGTAGTCACGCTTAAACGAGTTAACTTTTTCGTGCGTGAGAGACAGAAAGTAAATGTTCAATGTACGAATATATACGTGTCCCATGACTGTACTTTAGTATCGCATTAATGTACTAGATGGTGTCAAAGATGCTTATTTTTGCTGAATATTTGAGGCTAAATTATGTGTAAGcgcaatatttaatacatttttgttaatGGATAAGATATTTTTGAGGCAATGTTACCTTCTACAGTCTATCGACATAGTCTACCTCATTATGTAGCAATCATGCGAGCGAGACAGgttagggagcatacccatactacgtgacctactttttaagattttttgacaatttttaaacccaaccgacagatcacaattaacattgaattgacatgatccgaatacatgacgttggtctgtcaactacttaggaatcaatttcctcgatagtaccTACTATTTTAGTCATACAGTCATGACTAAAATAGTaggttcaaattgtaatcgaacactaaaatatatagtaacggccgttcccaatatttgatctatctctggttttgccctactagagataggaatagctcacaattgacataaaatatttgtctctaatgtctaatgtgagttattcctatctctagtagggcaaaaccagagatagattaaatattgggaatggccgtaaatatgatcaccaagcttgacagcttcaccaaacttcaaaatgcctgataaatgacaacagtgcctgtttttttaatggctgttggctataaataatcataataaatgccagtgttACTGTGAGacgagaaaaaaatttttcgtatgatgtttctctcggcgaaattgactacgtgacaaaactctagaccccctccccccctctcgtgaccgagcgtagtattttgaagacccccctccccccctaaatgggtcatacgtagtatgggtatgctcccttatCTAATTGAAGCACACTCTCTTCATACATGCTTTTGATGGACTATGTCAGTAGATTCCGTAAAGAAGTATAGATAGCATGATATTTACTAGAATTTTAAGTTAAATCTACTTATGATAGTCAACTTTAGCATTGATCACTAGCACAAATACGTTGTAGATATAGAAAATTGTTATGACTATAGGCAAGAATACTTCAAAGAAATTCAGCTGTAAGTATACAAAACTTTTACAAACACTAATGTAAAGATTTCTATAGCTCGAAACTTGTATTTGttcaaaattgtatttaaaatattgttattaacaagaatttaaacattttataaattaatgtcTAATTTAACCAAAACCTTGTTATGTTCAGTaggtaatatgcttttagtGAAATGTATATTGCACAGGTAGTACAGTAACATTATTATAAGAACACAGACATTGTTTACAAAcgattttatacatttttcttgttgaaataaaatttatcaaaaccacTGCCCAGTTGAATGTTTgttacattaaataaattaattgttCAATTATGAATAGTATTGAAATGTTGAAAAGTAatgaagaaaaaattgaaatatcttATCAGTTGTGTACTTCTTCTGACTTTGACTGTTGAAATACTAAGTCCGCACTTAGAGACATTTAACGATTACTTAAAATGTTAATGATCAAAAACGTTGACATGAAATATGTACTGACTGGAATGTATGTTAAAACCGGTATTATCTACTTAAGTAATCCTTAACGGTCAGAGTTGGGGCGTTACTCTTTTTTCTTACTACATACTTTTAGCAGtaatattctataataataagttgAACACActacaataatttatactttgttaaatttgtctgtttatctgtatTTATGTTGAATGAAATAGCTAGtgcaatttgaaaataataattattatatttaagtcaCTTTGTCTGGGCTACTATTGATTTAAAATCCAGTGAAAGGAAACCTattcaaataactttaaaaaattttgaatttgtatttttttttgtgtaataaaGTTTTATAACATAAGCTTAAGCACaacctaaataataattttgtaatctaTCTTTTTGAATCTTGTCTATTCTTTGTCAATTGTGTTTAGTATGttatgcgggctctacactcgcggcgcgaattgcggccgcgacTCACGGATGCTACGCGCCGTAAGTTACACGATGTGTATAAATACGAAGCCGCGAAGCGCAAACACGAAGctgcgaaaccctccacactcgcggttcgcggccttcgcgggctttcgcgccgcgagtgtacaGCCTGCATTAGAAACTTAAGacttaagagcgggctgccaaattttgctgtgtttctAATAAGTacattacgatcccggaagacgattgacttaaattaaattgagatttatttaatcattgtatatttatctgatattagCCTAACGGAagacacgattcacttattatgactcaatagttatatttttcgaattatgaatatttctgggcttttcaacaaatatctgttacacttattgagttactatcaatAACTTgtactactacaatcacacactttataaaatgatggctaaaggaaatattaagaggataccacagcggctagagaaatgaaaaaaaagtacgtgtaatatctatagctgtctcccttacctcaagcctataccgcagaacgcgatagagacaactgcagaaaatccagaaaatcaacgattcgttgtcccctgattccttctccaaaacttaaccgatttaagtacttttttcattaaagattaaaaaaaggcttgagctgtgttcctatgttttgctttttttgtataatctatccaaatctgttttctggacgtttgaacacagtggaaaatctggccatttttttgggtttttgaacgttcatatcttatttaataattaaattatgaaaaaaaagaaaacatagggacattgtattagtggccgtagatattcaggaaaaaaattataactctactagcattatccagggaggaaacaggggacaacgtttgtatggaaaaaatggcggtgtggaatcctcttaaagtaagtatgtatttaattttaagtaatcatcaaaaacatttttgggacttacgacctttactttcgtgctgtAATTCaggaaccgttgttacgcgatatggttcactattagctgcggCGCAAGGTACAATTTATGcgggcacgattcatggaatcattatattatcatgATTGGAGGATAGCGAGGTGTATGGGCGGGGCTAGTGTGCTTTGACATTTTTGGCAGCCCGGTcttaatattcatttatttattgtatatataataaaaaccaaagttattaataataaaacttcaaATCTCTCGAgtaaagttttatttgtttaatcaAAATTGTTTACCTACCTTCTAgaaaacttaaattatatttacacaaagAAAGTATGGATTCAGTTTACGTATTCGCTGGTCGAGGTTTCAGAATAAGTTTACCAGTCTCGTCACAAGACATATTGAAATCGTTAAGGACTGAGCGTGTGCGAGCCGTTATGATACTTGGTGCTATGACCTTCCTGTGCACACCCATCATGAACAACAACACTGAAAAAGAAAAGTCCATcagtatagaaaaaaataataaatacttaacgCACTTTTAGAAAAACAGTttagtaaaatgaaaaaaaacttcATTAGGCATAATTATACGAGTATATAAGTTGACAATTTACACTGTTCTTTCCATTTACATTTCCTTCCTTATTTACTTCCCAACTACCAAAAGCCAAAAAGAATATAATGTATGGATTCTTACTAGTTATTATGTTGAATCATATAAAGAACCAATCTAATTTGAACTAATGAGGTTGATAAATTGCTATTAACCCATAATATGGTAGTTTAATCTTTTGATTATTACTTATAAACAAATTCACTACATACCGAGAAAAGTTGATGTGAAGGCAAAGAAAGGGTGGTTCCACAGAGATTGGGTCAGTGATATAACCGGTGTCAGAGGATCAGTCAGCCAGTGCCAAGCCGCTATAGCAGTACATACAGACACCACGGCTAGCAGAactgaaaataataacattGGTGTAAATAATAATGTGGGTTATGAGTAGTGTTGCCAGGTCCGATTTGTTTTCAGTCGGTACATGAGGTCAAGAAAATCAGGATTTAGGGTTGCAGATCgggacaaacaaaaaaacaaggtgtttttaaattagggtttaatttattgcattctatattaatagtgcaagtttagttttatattatctatatcaCATATGTCTTTATTCTAAAACAAGTAGTCAGTCTTGCTTGCTGTACTagtgaaaattaagaaaaaccCCGGTGGTAAAGTACCTATAATTAATCGTTgtccaaattttttattaactattttataatattctaatcTAAAGACATACAAAAGGCACAAAAGCACTTCAAAACGTGAACGAAATGGAAGAATGCAGATTGCCGAATGACCGACCGACCGAATTGAGTATTGACCGATTGATTGAGTGACGTTCGCAATGCATACACACGTCTCAACTCTCTCACTCTTATCCATTACATTACCCTCTCTCGTTCATGCAATGCGAAGTGACGTGAAGCTGATgccattttgaatttgaaatagtGATGTgatgagtaaaaaattaaaaactacgcacctacctacttaattttttttttatgattttctttttcactttttaatttatcgGGACATTTGGCGTCCCGATTAGGTATAAATCGGGACGCGTCCCCAGACCCTtgaaaatcgggacgtcccgcgcAAATCGGGACACCTGGCAACACTAGTTATGAGGCACTGTACTCGACTATTTAGCAGTTCATGACTTATAAACTGGggtttataatttactagatgtTTGTCGCAACTTTGTTGCTtaccaattacaataattattgatggAAATCCAACCTTTTTATATTAAACACTATGAGTAATTCTCCGAAGCCCTTCAAAATGTGGTCACACGCTCTTTACTACTACCCTAATAAACATACAGCCTTAGGACCAAACACACGTTATTCctcatttatttttagtatctgatttcaataaaaaacatctataataatttatagtttttgtATAAAGGTTAATTCAATGTCGAAATCGGGGGCAAAATCGGTGTTCTCCGCGTGTCACACTCTGTTCGCGCTTACGGAaagctttaataacttttgtattctattcattagcatagagtgtgatacatcaaaataatctagaTTAACTGCGCTACctaattcctaaaataaaataattttataccttaagttaaaaaagttaataggcaTAACGTCTGTGTCACACGATTTTGCTAGTTTCACGAGCGGGTAATAAAACTGCACCTATCTTCCAAACGCGACGACTTGTGGTAACACGTTTTAGCTGCACCAACGCTCAGTGCCTTTCCAGCATCAGTACAGGGGAAAGTGGACACAAACCCTCGTTACTTCAAAACAAAGAAAAGATAAGATATTCCTTAAAAATTATGTGGTCGCTGTTTTTGTTATTGAATTATGttttgaatgataataatttataattatgatacTCATATCAAATTAAGGTTTAAGGTATATGATCGAGATTATTTCCtagtactttgtttgtttatttacctataactttaatcataattctaaaaaatgtaaaattttcgtaaCTTTCGCGGCACAATTTTCGTGGATTTTCACCCATGAAAGTGACCTACGAAAGCTACGTAGGCTGTTTTGTACACCGTTTTCCTATGTGAATTggcaaat encodes:
- the LOC121739085 gene encoding nuclear envelope phosphatase-regulatory subunit 1 isoform X1, which gives rise to MSLEQTACDDVLTDLKAFERRLTEVIACLQPATMRWRILLAVVSVCTAIAAWHWLTDPLTPVISLTQSLWNHPFFAFTSTFLVLLFMMGVHRKVIAPSIITARTRSVLNDFNMSCDETGKLILKPRPANT
- the LOC121739085 gene encoding nuclear envelope phosphatase-regulatory subunit 1 homolog isoform X3, which gives rise to MSLEQTACDVLLAVVSVCTAIAAWHWLTDPLTPVISLTQSLWNHPFFAFTSTFLVLLFMMGVHRKVIAPSIITARTRSVLNDFNMSCDETGKLILKPRPANT
- the LOC121739085 gene encoding nuclear envelope phosphatase-regulatory subunit 1 homolog isoform X2; the protein is MSLEQTACDDLKAFERRLTEVIACLQPATMRWRILLAVVSVCTAIAAWHWLTDPLTPVISLTQSLWNHPFFAFTSTFLVLLFMMGVHRKVIAPSIITARTRSVLNDFNMSCDETGKLILKPRPANT